One candidate division KSB1 bacterium DNA segment encodes these proteins:
- a CDS encoding response regulator, giving the protein MSRIMIVDDDPRYLELLGFALQGEGFETVLSTDPEASLELAARTAPDLIISDVSMPHEDGFTFATELRADPRTREIPLMFLSARGLSVDRHEGQRHGAVEYLTKPFSPTELLAVVHRILSTRTAGGAGV; this is encoded by the coding sequence ATGTCGCGAATCATGATCGTCGATGACGATCCGCGCTATCTTGAGCTGCTGGGCTTTGCGCTGCAGGGCGAGGGCTTCGAAACGGTCCTGAGTACGGATCCGGAGGCGAGTCTCGAATTGGCGGCGCGGACGGCTCCGGACCTGATCATATCGGATGTCAGCATGCCTCATGAAGACGGCTTCACGTTCGCGACTGAGTTGCGCGCCGATCCGCGCACGCGGGAGATTCCACTGATGTTTCTGTCGGCGCGCGGGCTGAGTGTGGATCGCCACGAAGGGCAGCGGCACGGCGCGGTGGAGTACCTGACCAAACCGTTTTCGCCAACCGAGTTGTTGGCGGTAGTTCATCGGATCCTATCGACACGAACGGCCGGAGGAGCCGGGGTTTGA
- a CDS encoding tetratricopeptide repeat protein, producing the protein MKKLFGATKQPELVARDAIRQKHWSKALAYYESKASSQERDYSLWNLVGDLHMSNKSRGQAIEAWRRALEGYVLEGLHENVLGIGRKMLRRAPEEEDVYLILAEAYLGLEYYADCLAQIRSYVKLAKQQSEQELRSSFKKILESDIRSPHLLEELASLYTDSKIEDVETQQRLTQYVESRLANREYAERSMPSAEATVETALESPAITRAKASEYSDYGGLNTLDETMSIGAEEFPGMSRGFGSAGSDGMGFAGSANGTDDSEPLPAGDGKDHYDLGVVYREMKLWDAGISEFEQARRDPAIRLRASLALAECLQESGDLQGALTLLENEQQHDSGSPSEQMGLHYQLGVVHELVGNLDQALEQFELVRQQNASHEGAGQKVAELSRRLGRNPV; encoded by the coding sequence ATGAAGAAATTGTTCGGCGCGACGAAGCAGCCCGAGCTGGTGGCCCGGGACGCGATTCGGCAGAAGCATTGGAGCAAGGCGCTGGCGTACTATGAGAGTAAGGCGTCGAGCCAGGAGCGTGACTACTCGTTGTGGAATCTCGTGGGCGACCTTCACATGAGCAACAAGTCGCGGGGTCAGGCGATTGAGGCTTGGCGCCGGGCGCTGGAAGGCTACGTGCTCGAGGGACTGCACGAGAACGTGCTGGGGATCGGGCGAAAGATGCTTCGTCGTGCTCCCGAGGAAGAGGACGTCTATCTGATTCTCGCGGAAGCTTATCTCGGACTCGAATACTACGCAGACTGCCTCGCGCAGATTCGCAGTTACGTCAAATTGGCGAAGCAGCAGTCCGAGCAAGAGCTGCGGTCCTCGTTCAAGAAGATCCTGGAGTCGGACATCCGTAGTCCGCACCTGCTTGAAGAATTGGCCAGCCTGTACACGGATTCGAAGATCGAGGACGTCGAGACGCAGCAGCGGCTGACGCAATACGTCGAATCACGGCTGGCCAACCGCGAATACGCGGAGCGGTCCATGCCGTCGGCGGAAGCGACGGTCGAGACCGCGCTGGAGTCGCCCGCGATAACGCGGGCGAAGGCAAGCGAGTATTCGGACTACGGCGGTCTGAACACGCTGGACGAAACGATGAGCATCGGTGCGGAGGAGTTTCCGGGGATGTCACGCGGATTCGGATCAGCGGGATCGGACGGGATGGGTTTCGCGGGATCCGCAAACGGCACGGACGACAGCGAGCCGCTGCCGGCCGGCGACGGCAAGGACCACTACGACCTCGGTGTCGTGTATCGCGAGATGAAGTTATGGGATGCCGGGATCTCCGAGTTTGAACAGGCGCGGCGCGATCCGGCGATTCGGTTGCGCGCATCACTCGCGCTGGCCGAATGTCTTCAGGAGAGCGGCGATTTGCAGGGCGCCTTGACCTTGCTCGAGAACGAGCAGCAGCACGACAGTGGCTCGCCGAGCGAACAGATGGGGCTCCACTATCAACTGGGCGTGGTGCATGAACTGGTGGGCAATCTTGACCAGGCGCTGGAGCAATTTGAATTAGTGCGGCAACAGAATGCTTCGCACGAGGGAGCCGGCCAGAAAGTCGCGGAGTTGTCCCGGCGCTTGGGCCGGAATCCGGTCTGA
- a CDS encoding DUF4388 domain-containing protein: MAKRNTTAGRIVAGTIRREFNECAIGGYDGALRVRSSMVIGALWWVRGDIVHAMTVEGARQTEGIPAIYEIAGLESGTFFYEPGTLPPLRTIRLATATILADQGLWRDAGRATSDVPESDADRALHAWVKSIQSRVPGIESVSIGDRLGLRYSTARDVQSRERLAEFWVGAGADGTAADLRMYRTHVHLLLALGLNDSVLLLEATRFTAPEALLWAAEDAQHVLRGPLVAAAGSSR; encoded by the coding sequence ATGGCGAAGCGGAACACGACCGCGGGCCGGATCGTCGCGGGGACAATCCGCCGCGAATTCAACGAGTGTGCGATCGGCGGGTACGATGGGGCCTTGCGTGTGCGGTCATCGATGGTGATCGGGGCGCTGTGGTGGGTGCGCGGCGACATCGTGCATGCGATGACCGTAGAGGGCGCCCGACAAACGGAGGGGATCCCGGCGATTTACGAAATCGCGGGTTTGGAATCGGGAACCTTCTTCTACGAGCCGGGCACGCTGCCGCCGCTGCGAACCATTCGATTGGCCACGGCGACAATTCTGGCGGATCAAGGGCTGTGGCGGGATGCGGGACGCGCGACATCGGATGTCCCTGAATCCGACGCCGACCGCGCGCTGCATGCGTGGGTAAAGTCCATTCAGAGTCGGGTGCCGGGAATCGAAAGCGTGAGTATTGGTGACCGACTCGGTCTGCGCTATTCCACGGCGCGGGATGTGCAGAGCCGGGAGCGCCTGGCCGAATTCTGGGTCGGGGCCGGTGCGGACGGCACGGCCGCCGACCTGCGCATGTATCGTACCCATGTTCATTTGTTGCTCGCGCTGGGTCTCAACGACTCGGTGCTGCTGTTGGAGGCCACACGATTTACGGCTCCCGAAGCCTTGCTCTGGGCGGCCGAAGATGCACAGCATGTCTTGCGTGGACCGCTGGTCGCGGCCGCTGGATCGTCGCGCTAA
- a CDS encoding PilT/PilU family type 4a pilus ATPase produces MDIRGLLELLFVKKASDLHLRSGAVPVLRINGDLFATRPERVSMEEMEAFLKELLTPAQLEVFMRDKELDLAASVPGHGRTRVNCYFQRGVPAMAIRAIKTQVPNFAELMLPPVLERIAQYRRGIVLMTGATGSGKSTTLASLIEYINNARSTNILTIEDPIEYIFTNRKSLIAQREVGIDTNSFYAALVHALREDPDIIMVGEIRDPETMKVALQAAETGHLVLTSLHTVNAVEAINRIISFFPLNEQLQIRSILAGTIQAIISQRLVSRSDRPGRVPLVECLIATAAVKECLAEPEKMNLLPGLVEDDRGTHGMQSFDQSILTLFRQGIISHDIAIENANNPNDVEMAMRGINTSGSRLSASEGVGV; encoded by the coding sequence ATGGACATTCGCGGACTACTGGAGCTGCTATTCGTAAAGAAAGCCTCGGATCTGCATCTGCGCAGCGGCGCGGTTCCGGTATTGCGGATCAACGGGGACCTATTCGCGACGCGTCCCGAGCGCGTCTCGATGGAGGAGATGGAGGCGTTTCTCAAGGAGCTGCTGACGCCGGCTCAGCTTGAGGTGTTCATGCGCGACAAGGAGCTCGATCTGGCGGCGTCGGTACCCGGCCACGGCCGCACGCGTGTCAACTGCTATTTTCAGCGCGGCGTGCCGGCGATGGCGATTCGCGCGATCAAGACCCAGGTTCCGAATTTTGCCGAGCTGATGTTGCCCCCGGTGCTGGAGCGGATCGCACAGTACCGGCGCGGGATCGTGCTGATGACGGGCGCGACGGGCTCCGGCAAGTCCACGACGCTGGCCTCGTTGATTGAGTACATTAACAACGCGCGCAGTACGAATATCCTGACAATTGAAGATCCTATTGAGTACATTTTCACGAATCGGAAGTCGCTGATTGCGCAGCGCGAGGTCGGGATCGACACGAACAGTTTTTACGCAGCCCTGGTGCACGCGTTGCGCGAAGATCCGGACATCATCATGGTCGGCGAGATTCGCGATCCGGAAACGATGAAAGTAGCGCTGCAGGCTGCGGAAACCGGGCATCTGGTGTTGACGTCGCTGCACACGGTGAATGCCGTAGAGGCCATCAACCGCATCATCTCCTTCTTTCCGCTGAACGAGCAGTTGCAGATCCGGTCAATTCTGGCCGGGACGATCCAGGCGATCATCTCCCAGCGCTTGGTTTCGCGCAGCGATCGACCGGGTCGGGTTCCGCTGGTGGAATGTTTGATCGCTACGGCAGCGGTCAAGGAATGCCTTGCCGAGCCGGAGAAGATGAACCTGTTGCCCGGTCTGGTCGAAGACGATCGCGGCACTCACGGCATGCAATCGTTTGATCAGTCGATTCTGACCCTGTTTCGGCAGGGCATCATTTCCCACGATATTGCGATCGAAAACGCGAACAATCCGAACGATGTGGAGATGGCCATGCGCGGGATCAACACGTCGGGATCCCGGCTGTCGGCCAGTGAGGGCGTCGGGGTCTAA
- a CDS encoding Ig-like domain-containing protein has product MLWLGCEQKGEISPTGTNRQTLTFIDTVTVDPLILGPGAEATIEARVLNESNEPAMNEDVRFSVNRGTVASHRADTTVKTDVQGRARTTYTAPADTGGVLLRTELPSMNELRTTTLMVAQTEGTVEGQLSVWSASDTVYADNGASSTLIFARLRNEQHNPIGNATIYFSTTLGSVTSPGVTDPVSGTATATLVSSMETGRAIVIARFNDTSDTVEIEFLEPAAASMIIVTSSLAQMSAGLDSAEITARVYDSNMQPVIDNTVVFFAADGGSLSSLTANTLGGVARTTLYAATVAGTTTVTATTGNQVTGNVPIVVNAGPCALIDLSAAAETMFADNASETTITATCTDTYGNFVAEGTPVSFASPTGAVTPASTVGPNGQATAQFRSGLDPGPAAITATSGNVTGSVTVVLEATVPSSMTFNADPLQLVADGVSTSDLRAMILDSESRPVSNGTSVTFTSQQGQISGLSSTNSLHVDRSGMPSSWTARLERPAGLRIKGVSGNPQRAAVSNPTSSTYSTTTLDGYAYATLTSPTMAGPDSVQAACGTLSHERVIVYHAGDAAGIQVTPVSSQIPADGVSSTPVACRVVDAYGNPVGAGVEVECSATIGTVIPEVGYTNDAGVFTTNVISTRDRGICAIVANSGTANGYGEVQFVAPQVAEVVLTASANPIYADGASTCTLTCTATDNYGLPVSGAAVVWQAQQGIGSLQPLSTITDENGQVTARFTSGPSEVDAAQIVMCTASGQSDQLGMQMTGVTISSWMDTDELPADGNSTTNVNAQLRETTSNIAISNGVVYFAASAGAVAQSAVTDASGIATAQYRAASDPAAVTVTCTYGNALRSNTGLRLTDTEASVLMVQLSTNSVLANGVSTVTVSAIVTNESGQPVPNTEVSFAVTGPGAMLTPTVMSNDSGWAVSTYLSSASATDAVANVDVSIERTNEATAIQLRGVTVQIESDAASLPANGQSGTAVRCQIRETTNMLAVAGEAVNFATSLGSIPVMALTNTSGIAQVNLTASSAPGTAHLTATYGTGLSSAMDIEMYAAVPASVQMSSEINSVRADGISSAEISARVFDVQGYALVNSPVSWITTSGTVIDAETMTDGTGTATATLVSAASSENQQAVITATSVEAQSSLTLMQRGVTVEATATPGTVIADGSSLSLIRAHVFETESNYAISGVEVHFGSTLGTMVGVANTNVSGIAEATLTSSTETGTASVNVSFGNTLTDVVQVVFAPSTPTHLTLTGLPTVLLADNNSTSTLTAVVTDQNGNPVPNGTQIRFSLPPQSGSLENLRTTTGGVAVNSLTSSTTPGTVSVLAWAEADPSVRDSVAITYVVGPPAVVTITAQSDTLSADGIATDTISAYVTDAVGHALANVEVRFSATIGNIAPSRSTDATGRASVAFSSPQTGTATITALADSIFADHTVYLIPGGPNSIQLAYDPGSVGVRGSGRNETLLVTATVRDVNNNTVIDGTPVYFNINNSPGGGDFLSSNGPIPTINGHATVSYNSGTVSGSARIRAVCQTISAVSTEILIYAGPPYIESIVDGCNTTHMSLAAGPCSMFGMDVVGDSVEVLALVGDRYNNPVTPGTAVYFTTSGGVITTATGYTDSMGFARVTLWSGNPLPTIPRWLSTLVDPNTGSAILCSAIPTQPGLAKVLASSAGVDANGDSVTVWASTNVVFEYSQPQLYLRDASVNGDSQQREMYIGENALITIAAYDPDYWPLVAGSVVRFSANEGRCYPQEITIGCPGDTTYTISFFNDLTLEDTDAATPVLIEVDTRQGDAFAFTETFTLRALLPQE; this is encoded by the coding sequence GTGCTCTGGTTAGGTTGTGAACAGAAGGGCGAGATCAGTCCGACGGGCACCAACCGTCAGACGTTGACCTTCATCGACACCGTAACCGTGGACCCGCTGATATTGGGTCCGGGAGCAGAGGCGACGATTGAAGCGCGGGTGCTGAACGAATCCAATGAGCCGGCGATGAACGAGGATGTGCGATTCAGCGTGAATCGCGGCACCGTGGCGTCGCACCGGGCGGATACGACGGTGAAAACCGATGTCCAGGGGCGCGCGCGCACGACGTACACGGCTCCGGCGGATACCGGCGGCGTACTATTGCGCACCGAGCTTCCGAGCATGAACGAGTTACGAACGACGACGCTGATGGTGGCACAAACCGAAGGCACGGTCGAGGGCCAACTTAGCGTGTGGTCGGCCAGCGATACGGTCTATGCCGACAATGGAGCATCGTCCACTCTGATTTTCGCGCGGCTGCGCAACGAGCAGCATAATCCGATCGGGAATGCGACGATCTACTTTTCGACCACGCTGGGCTCCGTGACGTCACCGGGCGTCACCGATCCGGTGAGTGGCACCGCGACGGCGACCCTGGTCTCGTCGATGGAAACCGGGCGAGCGATCGTGATCGCGCGCTTCAACGACACGTCGGACACGGTCGAGATTGAGTTTCTCGAACCGGCGGCGGCGAGCATGATTATCGTGACGTCCTCGCTGGCGCAAATGTCAGCCGGCCTCGACAGCGCGGAGATTACGGCGCGCGTCTATGATTCGAATATGCAGCCGGTCATCGACAATACGGTGGTCTTCTTCGCGGCCGACGGCGGAAGCCTCAGCAGCCTCACGGCAAACACACTGGGTGGTGTGGCGCGCACGACGCTGTATGCGGCGACGGTAGCGGGCACGACCACGGTGACGGCGACCACGGGTAATCAGGTTACCGGCAACGTGCCGATCGTGGTTAACGCCGGACCGTGTGCGCTGATCGATCTGAGCGCGGCAGCGGAGACCATGTTCGCCGATAACGCCAGCGAGACCACGATCACCGCGACTTGCACAGACACGTACGGAAACTTCGTGGCTGAGGGGACGCCGGTCAGTTTCGCCAGTCCGACGGGAGCGGTAACGCCCGCTTCGACGGTTGGTCCCAATGGTCAGGCGACGGCCCAGTTCCGCAGCGGACTGGACCCCGGTCCGGCCGCGATCACGGCGACGAGCGGCAACGTGACGGGCAGCGTGACCGTGGTGCTCGAAGCCACGGTTCCTTCGTCCATGACCTTCAACGCGGACCCGTTGCAGCTCGTGGCGGACGGGGTGAGCACGTCGGACCTTCGCGCTATGATCCTTGACTCGGAGAGCCGGCCGGTATCTAACGGTACGAGTGTAACGTTTACCTCGCAGCAAGGGCAGATTTCGGGGCTGTCTTCGACCAATAGTCTTCACGTGGACCGGAGCGGCATGCCATCGTCGTGGACGGCGCGGTTAGAGCGCCCGGCCGGGCTGCGCATCAAGGGTGTCAGCGGAAATCCGCAGCGCGCCGCGGTGTCGAACCCGACCTCATCGACCTACAGCACGACGACCCTGGACGGCTATGCGTATGCAACGCTGACGAGTCCCACGATGGCGGGTCCCGACTCGGTGCAGGCGGCGTGCGGAACGCTGTCGCATGAGCGCGTGATCGTGTACCATGCGGGCGACGCAGCGGGAATACAGGTGACTCCGGTGTCTTCGCAGATTCCCGCGGACGGTGTCAGCTCGACACCGGTGGCATGCCGGGTCGTGGACGCGTACGGGAACCCTGTCGGCGCGGGCGTCGAAGTGGAATGCAGCGCGACCATCGGGACCGTCATTCCGGAGGTGGGATACACGAACGATGCGGGCGTGTTTACGACGAATGTGATTTCGACGCGCGATCGCGGCATCTGCGCAATCGTGGCCAATTCAGGTACCGCGAACGGCTATGGCGAAGTGCAGTTCGTGGCCCCGCAGGTGGCCGAGGTTGTGCTGACGGCAAGCGCGAATCCGATATATGCGGACGGCGCATCCACGTGCACGCTGACGTGCACCGCGACCGACAACTATGGCTTACCGGTGTCCGGGGCCGCGGTGGTGTGGCAGGCGCAACAGGGAATCGGCAGCTTGCAGCCGCTGAGCACGATCACCGACGAAAACGGTCAGGTCACCGCACGTTTCACGAGCGGACCGTCCGAAGTTGACGCCGCGCAGATCGTGATGTGCACGGCGAGTGGTCAGAGCGATCAGCTCGGCATGCAGATGACGGGCGTGACGATCAGCTCCTGGATGGACACGGATGAACTGCCGGCTGACGGCAACTCGACCACGAACGTCAACGCGCAATTGCGGGAAACGACCAGCAATATCGCGATCAGCAACGGCGTGGTGTACTTTGCGGCCAGCGCCGGTGCCGTGGCGCAGAGCGCCGTCACCGACGCGAGCGGCATCGCGACCGCGCAATACCGTGCGGCGAGCGATCCGGCGGCGGTGACGGTAACGTGCACGTACGGGAATGCGCTGCGCTCGAACACCGGACTCAGGCTGACCGATACCGAAGCGTCGGTGCTCATGGTTCAACTCAGCACGAACTCCGTGTTGGCGAACGGCGTATCTACCGTGACGGTAAGCGCGATCGTAACGAATGAGTCGGGCCAACCGGTCCCGAATACGGAAGTGAGTTTTGCAGTCACCGGTCCGGGTGCGATGCTTACGCCGACGGTCATGAGCAATGACAGCGGGTGGGCGGTCTCCACGTATCTTAGCTCCGCATCGGCCACCGATGCCGTGGCGAATGTGGATGTGTCGATTGAGCGGACGAATGAGGCGACAGCCATCCAATTGCGGGGCGTGACCGTCCAGATCGAATCCGATGCAGCATCTCTTCCGGCGAACGGACAGAGCGGGACGGCCGTGCGCTGTCAAATTCGCGAGACGACCAACATGCTGGCGGTAGCGGGCGAGGCGGTGAACTTCGCGACCTCCCTGGGCAGTATTCCGGTGATGGCGCTGACGAATACTTCCGGTATCGCACAGGTCAATTTGACGGCGTCATCGGCACCGGGAACCGCGCATCTAACCGCGACGTACGGGACCGGGCTGTCCAGCGCGATGGATATCGAGATGTATGCCGCGGTTCCGGCCTCGGTTCAGATGAGCAGCGAGATCAATAGCGTCCGCGCGGATGGCATTTCGTCGGCGGAGATCAGCGCCCGCGTGTTTGACGTGCAGGGCTATGCGCTGGTGAATTCTCCGGTGAGCTGGATTACGACATCAGGAACTGTGATCGACGCGGAGACCATGACCGACGGAACCGGCACGGCAACGGCGACGCTGGTGTCCGCCGCCTCGAGTGAGAATCAGCAGGCCGTGATCACCGCCACCTCAGTCGAAGCCCAGAGCTCCTTGACGCTGATGCAACGCGGAGTAACGGTGGAAGCCACGGCTACGCCGGGTACGGTAATCGCGGACGGCAGTTCCCTCTCGCTGATCCGGGCGCACGTGTTTGAGACCGAGAGCAACTATGCCATCAGCGGAGTGGAAGTACATTTCGGTTCGACGTTGGGCACGATGGTAGGCGTCGCGAATACGAATGTGTCCGGGATTGCCGAGGCGACGTTGACCTCGTCCACGGAGACCGGAACCGCCTCGGTAAATGTCTCGTTCGGCAACACCTTGACGGATGTGGTACAAGTTGTGTTCGCGCCATCTACGCCGACCCACTTGACGTTGACGGGATTGCCGACCGTGCTGCTGGCGGACAATAATTCGACTTCGACGCTAACCGCCGTTGTGACGGATCAGAACGGGAATCCAGTCCCGAACGGGACGCAGATTCGGTTCAGCCTGCCGCCGCAAAGCGGCTCCCTGGAGAATTTGCGCACGACGACCGGCGGTGTCGCGGTGAATTCGCTGACGTCCAGTACGACGCCGGGCACCGTGAGCGTATTGGCGTGGGCGGAGGCGGACCCGAGCGTTCGTGACAGCGTCGCGATCACCTACGTCGTCGGTCCGCCGGCGGTGGTCACGATCACAGCGCAGAGCGACACGCTCTCCGCGGACGGCATCGCAACAGACACGATTTCGGCCTATGTGACCGACGCGGTCGGGCACGCGCTTGCGAACGTCGAAGTTCGATTCAGCGCGACGATCGGCAACATCGCGCCGAGCCGCTCCACGGACGCGACCGGCCGGGCCAGCGTGGCGTTCAGTTCGCCGCAGACAGGAACGGCGACGATTACGGCGCTGGCGGACTCGATCTTTGCGGACCATACGGTGTACTTGATCCCGGGCGGACCCAATAGTATCCAACTCGCCTATGATCCGGGCTCGGTGGGTGTTCGCGGCAGCGGTCGCAACGAAACCCTGCTGGTGACGGCGACGGTTCGTGACGTGAACAACAACACAGTAATCGACGGTACGCCGGTCTATTTCAACATCAACAATTCACCGGGCGGCGGGGATTTCCTCTCCTCTAACGGTCCGATCCCGACGATCAACGGCCACGCGACGGTCTCTTATAACAGCGGCACGGTATCCGGCAGCGCGCGGATTCGCGCGGTCTGTCAGACGATCAGCGCGGTCTCGACGGAGATTCTGATCTATGCGGGTCCGCCGTATATCGAGAGCATCGTGGATGGCTGCAACACGACGCACATGTCGCTCGCGGCAGGGCCGTGCAGTATGTTCGGCATGGACGTTGTCGGCGACTCGGTCGAGGTGTTGGCGCTAGTCGGCGACCGCTACAACAATCCGGTGACGCCGGGAACGGCCGTGTACTTCACGACTTCCGGGGGTGTGATCACCACGGCGACCGGCTACACGGACTCGATGGGCTTTGCGCGTGTGACGCTCTGGTCGGGCAATCCGTTGCCGACGATTCCGCGCTGGTTGAGCACGCTGGTGGATCCGAACACGGGTTCCGCCATTCTCTGTTCGGCGATTCCGACGCAGCCGGGCCTCGCCAAAGTTCTGGCGAGTTCGGCCGGAGTTGATGCGAACGGCGACAGCGTGACGGTCTGGGCGAGCACAAACGTGGTGTTCGAATACAGCCAGCCGCAACTGTACCTGCGTGACGCAAGCGTCAATGGTGATTCGCAGCAGCGCGAAATGTACATCGGTGAGAACGCGTTGATCACGATCGCGGCTTACGACCCGGATTACTGGCCGTTGGTCGCCGGCTCCGTAGTTCGGTTTTCGGCGAACGAAGGCCGTTGTTACCCGCAGGAGATCACGATTGGGTGTCCGGGTGACACCACGTACACGATCAGCTTCTTCAACGACCTGACGTTGGAGGATACGGACGCCGCGACGCCGGTGTTGATCGAAGTCGATACGCGTCAGGGCGACGCGTTCGCATTCACGGAGACATTCACGCTGCGCGCACTGCTGCCCCAGGAATAG